From Syntrophales bacterium, a single genomic window includes:
- a CDS encoding Rieske (2Fe-2S) protein, which produces MAKTGQSRRRFLVALAFLATGLLSLTRFLKPAAKSKKTLLAVAEKDIPSNGALVYKEARVAIIRESGKISAVSLVCTHLGCTVSATTDELVCPCHGSSFDWKGIVIKGPADRPLPQYKVEERDGRIVVLL; this is translated from the coding sequence ATGGCAAAAACTGGTCAATCGCGTCGACGGTTCCTCGTCGCATTAGCGTTTCTGGCAACAGGGCTTCTCTCGCTGACGAGGTTTTTGAAACCGGCCGCCAAGAGCAAAAAGACGTTGCTCGCCGTGGCCGAGAAAGACATTCCGAGTAACGGCGCCCTCGTGTATAAGGAGGCGCGAGTCGCCATCATCAGGGAGTCGGGTAAAATATCTGCCGTCAGTCTGGTTTGCACCCATCTGGGCTGCACCGTTTCCGCGACGACCGATGAGCTTGTCTGTCCGTGCCACGGAAGCAGTTTTGACTGGAAGGGAATCGTCATCAAGGGACCGGCGGACCGGCCTTTGCCGCAGTACAAGGTGGAAGAACGCGACGGACGGATTGTGGTACTGCTGTAA
- a CDS encoding type II toxin-antitoxin system Phd/YefM family antitoxin produces the protein MKNVNALKIRNQLGAILEELSETGEPVLISKGRKVRAVLVTPEQFERRFLDFQTEEKKRELLEKIESLRAGRIGGKSSTDVLRELRGYEV, from the coding sequence ATGAAAAATGTTAACGCGTTGAAGATAAGAAATCAGTTAGGCGCAATCTTGGAGGAACTCAGCGAAACCGGAGAGCCGGTTCTTATCAGCAAGGGACGAAAGGTTCGGGCCGTGTTGGTTACACCCGAACAGTTTGAAAGACGGTTTCTCGATTTTCAGACGGAAGAAAAAAAGCGGGAGCTTCTTGAGAAGATAGAATCCCTTCGGGCCGGGCGAATCGGGGGAAAAAGCAGCACGGATGTGCTACGAGAGTTAAGAGGGTATGAAGTATGA
- the gatC gene encoding Asp-tRNA(Asn)/Glu-tRNA(Gln) amidotransferase subunit GatC, with the protein MDNIKISKDEVAYVAHLARLEFKEEETEKFTAQMNDILSYMDKLSEVDTAGVTPLANATLRKNAFRTDVVGESLPPEQSLANAPETRGGFFQVPKIIE; encoded by the coding sequence TTGGATAATATCAAGATCAGCAAGGATGAAGTCGCCTATGTGGCCCATCTGGCACGTCTCGAATTCAAGGAAGAGGAAACGGAAAAATTCACCGCCCAGATGAACGATATCCTCAGTTATATGGATAAGCTCTCCGAGGTGGATACGGCAGGGGTGACGCCGCTGGCCAACGCGACCCTGCGCAAGAACGCCTTCCGGACGGACGTCGTCGGAGAGTCCCTTCCCCCGGAGCAGTCGCTCGCCAATGCGCCGGAGACACGCGGCGGGTTTTTCCAGGTGCCGAAGATAATCGAATAA
- a CDS encoding type II toxin-antitoxin system VapC family toxin, with amino-acid sequence MIWIVDASVTVKWFLAEERNSPADAVLKRWIDQPEFFAIPELFCFEVFSVLCRIHPRGREVFVEGVLPLIQGGVLRQPMTEQLASDAANLVADGLTGYDACYAALARQLGGMWLTFDARAHRLIASEAISHNLAEGLPAGWL; translated from the coding sequence ATGATCTGGATCGTTGATGCCTCCGTTACCGTGAAGTGGTTCCTTGCAGAAGAGCGCAATTCCCCTGCCGATGCCGTGTTGAAGCGCTGGATCGATCAGCCGGAATTTTTTGCGATTCCGGAGCTGTTCTGTTTTGAGGTGTTTTCCGTTCTCTGTCGCATTCATCCCCGCGGGCGTGAAGTTTTCGTCGAGGGCGTTCTGCCGCTGATTCAGGGTGGAGTTCTCCGGCAGCCAATGACCGAGCAACTGGCCAGCGATGCGGCAAACTTAGTGGCGGACGGGCTCACCGGTTACGACGCGTGTTACGCGGCGCTTGCCCGCCAGTTGGGAGGCATGTGGCTCACCTTCGATGCGCGTGCTCATCGCCTGATCGCCTCCGAGGCCATTTCCCACAATCTGGCCGAAGGCCTGCCGGCGGGGTGGCTTTAA
- a CDS encoding cytochrome b N-terminal domain-containing protein, whose translation MFKDFFKHIFPRIVLLGNLRITYTFCLGGLAFTTFLLLIASGLLLLFYYQPAPERAFQSILFLEESVWGGRYLRSLHRLSSHFFLVLIFLHTLRVILTGAYRKPREFNWAIGFSLLCITIFDAYTGYLLPMDQLSLWATQTGMELVGTTFPGPQVRGILVPDGVGQPMSLLRFYILHIVLLPLSVLSLSVLHFYRIRKDRGLLPYL comes from the coding sequence TTGTTCAAGGATTTTTTTAAACACATATTTCCCCGGATTGTACTGCTGGGCAATCTGCGGATAACCTATACCTTCTGCCTGGGCGGGCTGGCCTTTACCACGTTTTTACTGCTTATCGCCTCCGGGCTGCTGCTCCTTTTTTATTACCAGCCTGCGCCGGAACGGGCGTTTCAATCCATCCTGTTTCTGGAAGAATCGGTCTGGGGGGGGCGGTATCTGCGGAGCCTGCACCGGCTTTCTTCCCACTTTTTTCTCGTCCTCATTTTTCTCCACACCCTGCGGGTCATACTTACCGGGGCCTACCGCAAGCCGCGTGAGTTCAACTGGGCGATCGGGTTTTCACTCCTCTGCATTACGATTTTCGATGCGTACACCGGCTATCTGCTGCCAATGGACCAGCTCAGCCTGTGGGCGACCCAGACGGGGATGGAGCTGGTCGGGACAACGTTTCCGGGACCGCAGGTACGGGGGATCCTTGTGCCCGACGGAGTCGGCCAGCCGATGTCGCTGCTGCGTTTTTATATACTGCACATCGTGCTGCTGCCACTGTCGGTACTTTCTCTTTCCGTTCTCCATTTCTACCGCATCCGGAAAGACCGGGGACTTTTGCCGTATCTGTGA
- a CDS encoding cytochrome c has protein sequence MVFYRACLVAILLAVSLADYAFPARQSVCITCHQPHYSGKGSCVSCHRGDDRTGRKEIAHYDLVAGRFAHYKIEGSPVAERGKKLLERFSCRRCHRYAEKGNHLAGSLDVTGATGKVRDIYESIRVPVLFMPNFHANDAQIADLVNAILARAKFQKPPVGETALIVHFQDVKNIRKNVFAGKCGKCHKILSEQSGGLGSGYIGPNLSGLFSEFYPRTYRDAESWNPDKLKKWLENPRDIRINAMMPPVRLAPEEFEQLRGIIQLDKSLPDAPR, from the coding sequence TTGGTCTTTTATCGCGCCTGTCTGGTAGCAATATTACTTGCGGTCTCTCTCGCGGATTACGCCTTTCCCGCCCGGCAGAGCGTCTGTATCACCTGCCACCAGCCTCACTATTCCGGCAAGGGGAGCTGTGTGAGCTGTCACAGGGGTGACGACCGTACCGGGCGTAAGGAAATCGCCCATTATGATCTTGTTGCCGGCAGATTTGCCCACTATAAAATCGAGGGGAGTCCGGTGGCGGAGCGGGGGAAAAAACTTCTGGAGCGATTCTCCTGCCGGCGCTGTCATCGTTACGCGGAAAAGGGGAACCATCTGGCGGGGAGTCTCGATGTGACGGGAGCGACTGGAAAGGTCCGTGATATCTACGAGTCAATCAGGGTGCCGGTGCTCTTCATGCCGAACTTCCATGCGAACGACGCCCAGATTGCCGATCTGGTGAACGCCATCCTGGCGCGTGCAAAATTTCAAAAGCCGCCGGTGGGAGAAACCGCCCTTATAGTTCATTTTCAGGACGTGAAAAATATCCGGAAGAACGTATTTGCCGGAAAATGCGGCAAGTGCCACAAAATCCTCAGCGAACAATCGGGCGGGCTGGGGAGCGGCTATATTGGTCCGAACCTGTCCGGGCTTTTTTCCGAATTTTATCCCAGGACGTATCGCGACGCGGAATCATGGAATCCCGACAAGCTCAAGAAATGGCTGGAAAATCCACGTGATATCAGGATAAACGCCATGATGCCGCCGGTGCGGCTTGCACCCGAGGAGTTTGAGCAGCTGCGGGGAATCATCCAGCTCGATAAATCCTTGCCCGATGCACCCAGGTAG